One stretch of Microvirga lotononidis DNA includes these proteins:
- a CDS encoding acetyl-CoA carboxylase biotin carboxylase subunit — translation MLESVLIANRGEIACRIIRTAKRLGMRTIAVYSEADANSLFVQMADEAHLIGPPPARESYLRIDRIIDVAKRTRAASIHPGYGFLSERAEFAEACAENGIVFVGPPASAIKAMGLKDAAKALVQQAGVPVVPGYHGSKQDPDFLRQKAYEIGYPVLIKAIAGGGGKGMRRVDKAADFDAALESAQREAQNAFGDPRVLVEKYILSPRHIEIQVFADGHGNVVHLFERDCSLQRRHQKVIEEAPAPGMTPEMRRTMGQAAVEAARAVGYVGAGTVEFIADGREGLRADRFYFMEMNTRLQVEHPVTEAITGLDLVELQFRAASGETLPFTQEDLTIDGHAVEARLYAEDPEKEFLPSTGKLWALEFPEGEGIRIDTGVEAGAEVTPYYDPMIAKVIAHGATRDEALDTLAEALGRTIVAGPKTNAAFLKKLCEAEGFREGQFDTGFIDRNIESLGVGPQPVDEVAVSFGASALISREIERLRIAELQKSDEPSSPWSMPDGFQLLGLRSVGVPLRVDGERVEAREVFSREHPGASTVAFGASDPWADAQIDQEVEAPHGVYIIRNGRQTLVQPYDPFDVDLEHMDEGGSVKAPMHGKLIAVFVQPGDRVEKGQRLAIVEAMKMEHVLVAPSDAEVAEIAAEPGAQVAEGARLIVLKTEE, via the coding sequence ATGCTCGAGAGTGTCCTGATCGCCAACCGCGGCGAGATCGCGTGCCGCATCATCCGCACCGCCAAGCGGCTCGGCATGCGCACCATCGCGGTCTATTCGGAGGCCGATGCGAATTCGCTCTTCGTGCAGATGGCCGACGAGGCCCATCTCATCGGCCCACCGCCCGCCCGCGAGAGCTATCTCCGGATCGACCGGATCATCGACGTCGCCAAGCGCACGAGGGCCGCCTCCATCCATCCCGGCTACGGGTTCCTGTCCGAGCGGGCCGAGTTCGCCGAGGCTTGCGCGGAAAACGGTATCGTCTTCGTGGGACCGCCGGCTTCCGCCATCAAGGCCATGGGCCTGAAGGATGCGGCTAAGGCGCTCGTGCAGCAGGCGGGCGTCCCGGTCGTTCCCGGCTACCACGGCTCCAAGCAGGATCCGGACTTCCTGCGCCAGAAGGCGTATGAGATCGGCTATCCGGTTCTCATCAAGGCGATCGCGGGCGGCGGCGGCAAGGGCATGCGGAGGGTCGACAAGGCGGCCGATTTCGACGCCGCCCTCGAGAGCGCGCAGCGCGAGGCGCAAAACGCCTTCGGCGATCCGCGCGTGCTGGTGGAGAAATACATCCTTTCCCCGCGTCACATCGAGATCCAGGTCTTCGCCGACGGTCATGGCAACGTGGTGCATCTGTTCGAGCGCGACTGCTCGCTCCAGCGCCGCCACCAGAAGGTGATCGAGGAGGCGCCGGCTCCCGGCATGACGCCCGAGATGCGCCGGACGATGGGACAGGCGGCCGTAGAGGCGGCCCGCGCGGTTGGCTATGTGGGCGCCGGCACCGTCGAATTCATCGCCGACGGACGCGAAGGACTGCGCGCCGACCGCTTCTATTTCATGGAAATGAACACCCGCCTCCAGGTGGAGCATCCGGTGACGGAGGCGATCACCGGGCTCGATCTCGTCGAGCTGCAATTCCGCGCTGCGTCCGGTGAGACGTTGCCCTTCACTCAAGAGGACCTGACGATCGACGGCCATGCCGTCGAGGCGCGCCTCTATGCGGAGGATCCGGAGAAGGAATTCTTGCCGTCGACGGGCAAGCTCTGGGCGCTCGAATTCCCGGAAGGCGAGGGTATCCGCATCGACACCGGCGTCGAGGCCGGCGCCGAGGTTACGCCCTATTACGACCCCATGATCGCGAAGGTCATCGCCCATGGCGCGACCCGCGACGAGGCCTTGGATACGCTCGCGGAGGCGCTCGGGCGCACGATCGTTGCCGGTCCGAAGACCAATGCGGCCTTCCTGAAGAAGCTGTGCGAGGCCGAAGGCTTCAGGGAAGGGCAGTTCGATACGGGCTTCATCGACCGCAATATCGAAAGCCTCGGCGTCGGGCCGCAGCCTGTGGACGAGGTTGCGGTGTCGTTCGGCGCCTCGGCATTGATCTCTCGCGAGATCGAGCGGCTTCGCATCGCGGAACTGCAAAAAAGCGACGAGCCATCATCGCCTTGGTCCATGCCGGATGGTTTCCAACTTCTGGGTCTGCGTAGTGTCGGTGTTCCACTGCGCGTCGATGGTGAGCGGGTTGAGGCCCGCGAGGTGTTCAGCCGCGAGCATCCTGGCGCAAGCACGGTCGCCTTCGGCGCGAGCGATCCATGGGCCGACGCCCAGATCGACCAGGAGGTGGAAGCGCCGCATGGCGTCTACATCATCCGCAACGGGCGCCAGACCCTGGTCCAGCCTTACGATCCCTTCGACGTCGATCTCGAACACATGGACGAAGGCGGCAGCGTCAAGGCGCCGATGCACGGCAAGCTCATCGCCGTTTTCGTGCAGCCGGGCGACCGGGTCGAGAAGGGGCAGCGGCTCGCCATTGTCGAGGCGATGAAGATGGAGCATGTGCTGGTCGCGCCTTCCGATGCCGAGGTGGCGGAGATCGCCGCCGAACCGGGCGCGCAGGTGGCGGAAGGAGCACGCCTCATCGTGCTCAAGACGGAGGAATGA
- a CDS encoding DUF1489 family protein → MALHLIKLCVGCDSITDLEEWIEENRALHRRLGRDYEQTHTTRMVPKRVDELLDGGSLFWVIKGQVAARQRLLAVRPFTDGDGIGRCHLVLEPQVIAVEPRPYRPFQGWRYLVAKEAPRDIDLKAGDLAVMPEDMRRELAELGLL, encoded by the coding sequence ATGGCACTTCATCTGATCAAACTCTGCGTCGGCTGCGATTCGATCACGGATCTCGAAGAATGGATCGAGGAGAACCGCGCGCTGCATCGGCGACTCGGGCGGGACTACGAGCAGACGCATACCACCCGCATGGTGCCCAAGCGCGTCGACGAGCTCCTGGATGGCGGCTCGCTGTTCTGGGTGATCAAGGGGCAGGTTGCGGCCCGCCAGAGGCTTCTCGCCGTCCGGCCGTTCACCGATGGGGACGGAATCGGCCGCTGCCATCTGGTGCTCGAGCCGCAGGTGATTGCCGTGGAGCCGCGTCCCTATCGGCCCTTCCAGGGCTGGCGCTACCTCGTCGCCAAGGAAGCGCCGCGTGACATCGACCTGAAAGCGGGCGATCTTGCCGTCATGCCGGAGGATATGCGTCGCGAACTGGCTGAACTGGGCCTGCTGTAA